Proteins from a genomic interval of Poecile atricapillus isolate bPoeAtr1 chromosome 1, bPoeAtr1.hap1, whole genome shotgun sequence:
- the GPATCH2L gene encoding G patch domain-containing protein 2-like isoform X3, translating to MDELVHDLASALEQTSEQNKLDELWEEMALSPRQQRRQLRKRRGRKRRSDFTHQAEHACCYSEASESSLDEAVKDCREVLTANFSDSDDMAVVKRHPALSATLRSKQHLWHESDSFTENAPCRPLRRRRKVKRVTSEVAASLQQKLRVSEWNYERGCRFKSAKKQRLSRWKENAPWTSSSHGLCESGENRPFLSNGGRKERMECEADDQKQGSDENMSECETSSVCSSSDTGLFTNDEGRQGDDEQSDWFYEGECVPGFTVPNLLPKWGADHRSEVERIDSGLDKLSVSTFLLPSRPAQRGFHARLNRLPGAAARCLRKGRRRLVGKETSMSTLGTERLGHIVNDPRQKDFWLPSMGKRDRNQASKCPPGTTMFKGHQEETKASCSLHV from the exons ATGGATGAACTGGTGCATGACTTGGCTTCAGCTTTAGAGCAGACTTCAGAGCAAAACAAACTGGATGAGCTATGGGAAGAGATGGCCCTAAGCCCACGGCAGCAGCGGCGTCAGCTTCGCAAGAGACGGGGTCGTAAACGACGCTCAGACTTCACGCATCAGGCAGAACATGCCTGCTGCTACAGCGAGGCCTCAGAGTCGAGCTTGGACGAAGCTGTTAAGGATTGCCGTGAGGTGCTGACAGCTAATTTCAGTGACTCTGATGACATGGCAGTGGTCAAACGACATCCAGCTCTTAGTGCCACCCTGAGGAGCAAGCAACACTTGTGGCATGAGTCAGACTCCTTTACAGAGAATGCACCCTGTCGACCTCTCAGGCGTCGACGGAAAGTCAAACGTGTGACATCAGAGGTGGCTGCCAGTCTCCAGCAGAAGCTCAGGGTGTCAGAATGGAACTATGAGAGAGGCTGCAGGTTCAAGTCAGCCAAGAAACAGCGTCTTTCACGCTGGAAAGAGAATGCCCCTTGGACATCATCCAGTCATGGCCTTTGTGAGTCAGGAGAGAACAGGCCCTTCCTCAGCAATGGGGGAAGGAAGGAGCGGATGGAGTGTGAAGCTGATGATCAGAAACAGGGCTCAGATGAAAACATGTCGGAATG TGAAACCAGCAGTGTTTGCAGCAGCAGTGATACTGGCCTGTTTACCAATGATGAAGGCCGCCAAG GAGATGATGAGCAAAGTGATTGGTTTTATGAAGGAGAATGTGTTCCAGGATTCACTGTCCCCAACCTTCTTCCCAAGTGGGGAGCTGATCACCGATCTGAAGTGGAGAGGATTGACTCAGGCCTGGACAAGCTCTCTGTTTCCACCTTCCTATTGCCCTCACGGCCAGCTCAGAGAG GATTTCATGCTCGTCTGAATCGccttccaggagctgctgcccgtTGTCTCCGTAAAGGTCGGAGGAGGCTGGTTGGCAAG GAGACCTCCATGAGCACTCTGGGAACCGAGAGGCTAGGTCATATTGTTAATGATCCACGCCAGAAAGA TTTTTGGTTACCATCCATGGGGAAGAGAGATCGCAACCAG
- the GPATCH2L gene encoding G patch domain-containing protein 2-like isoform X2 codes for MDELVHDLASALEQTSEQNKLDELWEEMALSPRQQRRQLRKRRGRKRRSDFTHQAEHACCYSEASESSLDEAVKDCREVLTANFSDSDDMAVVKRHPALSATLRSKQHLWHESDSFTENAPCRPLRRRRKVKRVTSEVAASLQQKLRVSEWNYERGCRFKSAKKQRLSRWKENAPWTSSSHGLCESGENRPFLSNGGRKERMECEADDQKQGSDENMSECETSSVCSSSDTGLFTNDEGRQGDDEQSDWFYEGECVPGFTVPNLLPKWGADHRSEVERIDSGLDKLSVSTFLLPSRPAQRGFHARLNRLPGAAARCLRKGRRRLVGKETSMSTLGTERLGHIVNDPRQKDFWLPSMGKRDRNQFNPLSPLYSLDVLADASHRRCSPAHCTARQANVHLGPPCSRDIKRKRKPAAASMSSPTSGPASVISFFAT; via the exons ATGGATGAACTGGTGCATGACTTGGCTTCAGCTTTAGAGCAGACTTCAGAGCAAAACAAACTGGATGAGCTATGGGAAGAGATGGCCCTAAGCCCACGGCAGCAGCGGCGTCAGCTTCGCAAGAGACGGGGTCGTAAACGACGCTCAGACTTCACGCATCAGGCAGAACATGCCTGCTGCTACAGCGAGGCCTCAGAGTCGAGCTTGGACGAAGCTGTTAAGGATTGCCGTGAGGTGCTGACAGCTAATTTCAGTGACTCTGATGACATGGCAGTGGTCAAACGACATCCAGCTCTTAGTGCCACCCTGAGGAGCAAGCAACACTTGTGGCATGAGTCAGACTCCTTTACAGAGAATGCACCCTGTCGACCTCTCAGGCGTCGACGGAAAGTCAAACGTGTGACATCAGAGGTGGCTGCCAGTCTCCAGCAGAAGCTCAGGGTGTCAGAATGGAACTATGAGAGAGGCTGCAGGTTCAAGTCAGCCAAGAAACAGCGTCTTTCACGCTGGAAAGAGAATGCCCCTTGGACATCATCCAGTCATGGCCTTTGTGAGTCAGGAGAGAACAGGCCCTTCCTCAGCAATGGGGGAAGGAAGGAGCGGATGGAGTGTGAAGCTGATGATCAGAAACAGGGCTCAGATGAAAACATGTCGGAATG TGAAACCAGCAGTGTTTGCAGCAGCAGTGATACTGGCCTGTTTACCAATGATGAAGGCCGCCAAG GAGATGATGAGCAAAGTGATTGGTTTTATGAAGGAGAATGTGTTCCAGGATTCACTGTCCCCAACCTTCTTCCCAAGTGGGGAGCTGATCACCGATCTGAAGTGGAGAGGATTGACTCAGGCCTGGACAAGCTCTCTGTTTCCACCTTCCTATTGCCCTCACGGCCAGCTCAGAGAG GATTTCATGCTCGTCTGAATCGccttccaggagctgctgcccgtTGTCTCCGTAAAGGTCGGAGGAGGCTGGTTGGCAAG GAGACCTCCATGAGCACTCTGGGAACCGAGAGGCTAGGTCATATTGTTAATGATCCACGCCAGAAAGA TTTTTGGTTACCATCCATGGGGAAGAGAGATCGCAACCAG TTCAATCCATTATCTCCTCTGTACTCTCTGGATGTGCTTGCTGATGCTTCCCACCGAAGATGCTCACCAGCACACTGCACTGCCAG